The following proteins come from a genomic window of Acinetobacter sp. SAAs474:
- the miaA gene encoding tRNA (adenosine(37)-N6)-dimethylallyltransferase MiaA translates to MSNQLPVINLMGPTASGKTALACTLYEHGGFELISVDSALVYRDMDIGTAKPSKAEQAKYPHHLIDIISPLEVYSAAEFVEDACRLIDDIHAKGKVPILVGGTMLYFKALLEGLSSNLPSADLAIRDAIECEAQQWGWDAVYAELCRVDPLAGAKFKVSDRQRIIRALEVYRITGQPITQLQAQQPKNQPYRYRFENYALVPDRAELHQRIEKRLQIMWESGFLNEVKVLIEKYDLNKNLPAMRAVGYRQALEFLTECDKNHINLQELENKALFATRQLAKRQYTWLRSLQELHQIHTYFTVKSAQEDLLNYYV, encoded by the coding sequence ATGTCGAATCAATTGCCTGTCATTAATTTAATGGGGCCTACTGCAAGTGGAAAAACAGCATTAGCATGTACATTATATGAGCATGGTGGATTTGAGCTTATTTCTGTCGATTCGGCATTGGTTTATCGGGATATGGATATTGGTACAGCAAAACCGAGTAAAGCAGAACAGGCTAAATATCCGCATCACTTAATTGATATTATTTCTCCATTAGAGGTTTATTCTGCGGCAGAATTTGTAGAAGATGCTTGTCGTTTAATTGATGATATTCATGCCAAAGGTAAAGTCCCTATTTTGGTGGGCGGAACGATGCTTTATTTTAAAGCGCTGTTGGAAGGATTATCGAGTAATTTACCCAGCGCTGATTTGGCGATTCGTGATGCAATTGAGTGTGAGGCACAACAATGGGGCTGGGATGCTGTTTATGCAGAATTATGTCGCGTAGATCCTTTGGCAGGGGCAAAATTTAAAGTAAGTGATAGACAGCGCATTATTCGTGCTTTAGAAGTCTATCGTATTACGGGACAACCCATTACTCAATTACAAGCACAGCAACCCAAGAATCAACCTTATCGTTATCGATTTGAGAATTATGCTTTAGTTCCTGATCGTGCTGAACTACATCAGCGAATTGAAAAAAGATTACAAATAATGTGGGAAAGTGGTTTTTTAAATGAAGTTAAAGTTCTTATCGAAAAATATGATTTAAATAAAAATTTACCCGCAATGCGTGCTGTTGGGTACCGACAGGCCTTAGAATTCCTTACAGAATGTGATAAAAATCACATAAATTTGCAAGAATTGGAAAATAAAGCACTATTTGCAACACGACAACTGGCGAAACGTCAATACACTTGGTTACGTTCTTTGCAAGAATTGCATCAAATACACACATATTTTACGGTGAAGAGTGCACAAGAAGACTTGCTAAACTATTACGTTTAA
- the hfq gene encoding RNA chaperone Hfq, which translates to MSKGQTLQDPFLNSLRKERIPVSIFLVNGIKLQGHIESFDQYVVLLKNTVSQMVYKHAISTVVPARNPRPAGAQGSTPAFGGGQGGAPAFGGQGGGFGGQGGFGGQGGGFGGQGGFGGQGGFGGQGGFGGQGGFGGQGGFGGQGGFDAEPKFDDSQEDDNSNR; encoded by the coding sequence ATGTCTAAAGGTCAAACTTTACAAGATCCGTTCTTGAATTCTCTTCGTAAAGAGCGTATTCCAGTTTCTATCTTCCTCGTTAACGGTATTAAATTACAAGGTCATATTGAATCTTTTGACCAATATGTGGTTTTATTAAAAAATACAGTAAGCCAAATGGTTTACAAGCATGCAATTTCGACTGTAGTGCCTGCACGTAATCCACGTCCAGCTGGTGCGCAAGGTAGTACACCTGCATTTGGTGGTGGTCAAGGTGGTGCACCTGCATTTGGTGGTCAAGGTGGCGGCTTCGGTGGTCAAGGTGGCTTCGGTGGTCAAGGTGGCGGCTTCGGTGGTCAAGGTGGCTTCGGTGGTCAAGGTGGCTTCGGTGGTCAAGGTGGCTTTGGCGGTCAAGGTGGTTTCGGTGGTCAAGGTGGTTTCGGTGGTCAAGGTGGCTTTGATGCAGAACCAAAATTTGATGATTCACAAGAAGATGATAATAGCAATCGTTAA
- a CDS encoding peptidylprolyl isomerase, with amino-acid sequence MKMKQLQQLFKTSILVMSIAASVSVFAQSKDEIVAIVDNNVILRSDLSQSLAELQQQYQQQNSPTPPVEILEQQALEQLILREAQLEQVKKFNIRPDEKSLNEAMTTIAKQAGVSSLEAFQQKLDTQQPGMYENLRARVAEDLAINRLRQQAVMSRIKISDQDVNNFLNTPQGQAALGTQVHVLHLKISGANAKQLAEQARKELSNNNNIDAISRQLSNHESKVEAADMGFRSLSDIPSELAARVSVLNPGQTTEIIPVNNDFHILKLVERKDADQKALIPQYKVRHILIQPSQVVSEENAQQQIESIYNRLQAGEDFATLAATFSNDPGSARDGGNLGWVNPGVMVPVFEETMKNTPVGQISKPFKSQFGWHILQVTDTRQQDMTKEYHSQVARQILGERQFDSELDSWLRELRNNAYVDIKDPNLAPQN; translated from the coding sequence ATGAAGATGAAACAACTACAACAGCTATTTAAAACATCAATACTGGTCATGAGTATTGCTGCTTCAGTTTCTGTATTTGCCCAAAGCAAAGATGAAATTGTGGCAATTGTCGACAATAATGTCATTCTTAGAAGTGATTTATCACAAAGTTTGGCAGAACTACAACAACAATACCAACAACAAAATAGTCCGACACCACCAGTAGAAATATTAGAACAACAAGCGTTAGAACAACTGATTCTTCGTGAAGCACAATTAGAACAAGTTAAGAAATTTAATATTCGTCCGGATGAAAAATCTTTAAATGAGGCAATGACTACGATTGCCAAACAAGCGGGTGTCTCTTCATTAGAAGCATTTCAACAAAAGCTTGATACTCAACAACCGGGCATGTATGAAAATCTTCGTGCTCGTGTTGCTGAGGATTTAGCCATTAATCGTTTACGTCAGCAAGCAGTGATGTCACGAATCAAAATTAGTGATCAAGATGTAAATAATTTTTTAAATACACCACAAGGACAAGCAGCGCTAGGGACACAAGTCCATGTCTTACATTTAAAAATTTCTGGAGCAAATGCCAAACAACTTGCTGAACAAGCACGTAAAGAACTCAGCAACAATAATAATATTGATGCCATTAGTCGACAGTTGTCCAATCATGAAAGTAAAGTCGAAGCTGCCGATATGGGATTTCGCAGTCTTTCCGATATTCCGTCAGAATTAGCCGCACGTGTAAGTGTGCTTAATCCAGGACAAACGACCGAAATTATCCCTGTAAATAATGATTTTCATATCCTTAAACTGGTCGAACGCAAAGATGCTGATCAAAAAGCATTGATTCCACAATACAAAGTACGCCATATTCTGATCCAGCCATCCCAAGTGGTGAGTGAAGAAAATGCGCAACAGCAAATCGAAAGCATTTATAACCGGTTACAAGCTGGTGAAGATTTTGCCACACTTGCAGCAACATTCTCCAATGATCCAGGTTCAGCTCGCGATGGCGGTAATTTAGGCTGGGTAAATCCAGGGGTAATGGTTCCAGTATTTGAAGAGACCATGAAAAATACACCTGTAGGACAAATTAGCAAACCATTTAAAAGTCAATTTGGTTGGCATATCCTACAAGTTACCGATACTCGTCAACAAGATATGACCAAAGAATATCACAGTCAGGTTGCTCGGCAGATTTTAGGTGAACGTCAATTTGATTCTGAGCTAGATAGCTGGTTACGTGAACTACGCAATAATGCCTATGTCGATATTAAAGATCCTAACTTAGCACCACAAAACTAA
- a CDS encoding LPS-assembly protein LptD encodes MKHQFKYNPLATAILTLLCGSSISSYAASLEAASTATNEQLRTAIKESYPGQHFFEQYYVDKSAPEAKQRQTQSPNAEFCSGIWITPIGSDAKPQESNTATSVITADYGHYNPNGDSILEGNVVIEQQGRQVKANKVTIDKTQTYANAEGQVQMAQNGLLAQSDHINYNLKTQFGDLENSLYISEDQNAHGRADKIIRSSANVVVLNNATYSTCPPSQAPTWQLKSKEIVLDQDSGRGETRNTKLYIKNVPVLAVPYFNFPIDDRRKTGLLTPNFGYSNTNGFEIGAPIYLNLAPNYDATVTPRFLYSRGAMLQGEFRFLTENFGGGRIGGGFLPSDKQYDDKDRKQLDFDYFWQINPAFSTYAEYNYASDKDYFSDLNNNPNSRTDLNLRRVWGLNYSSQQIPGLRANLKVEDFQTLDPSVPDQDRPYARLPQLLVNYSTGNPEGFQFEFNNDSAYFKKDINDFTSNAEPSGTRIYNDFALRYNYSNPWAYIRPSVAVRNINTFYDLETKSRIDANTTDTSRNSQNISLVVPEFTLDTALNFEKEGKYLQVLTPRLFYAYAPYRNQNGNPVFDSVAATINYDQLFNPRRFYGHDRLEDNNFASLGLSYSLFDPVGLERLRASIGQSFFFEDRRVTLNEDYDKFDTEKRTGPVMSLSSQINKNVTLNANSAWLSSGENASRSLSGLYTANNGALYSIGYYYEKDIPNRQRKYDQVTASFVQPIKDQWRIIGHAQYDIENRIGRDYLLGINYQSCCWGISVYGRSYYNDLDNVNEPGVKANKAIMAEVTFKGLGSFNNKLASLLESRILGLNTVNQSWTKR; translated from the coding sequence ATGAAGCACCAGTTTAAATACAATCCTTTGGCGACTGCGATCTTAACCCTTTTATGTGGTAGTTCTATATCGTCGTATGCAGCGTCTCTAGAGGCTGCTTCTACAGCTACCAATGAGCAATTAAGAACAGCGATTAAAGAAAGCTATCCTGGGCAACATTTTTTTGAACAGTACTATGTTGATAAATCAGCACCAGAGGCAAAGCAACGTCAAACGCAATCGCCCAATGCTGAATTTTGTTCTGGTATCTGGATTACCCCGATTGGTTCAGATGCCAAACCTCAAGAAAGTAATACAGCAACATCTGTCATTACAGCCGATTACGGACACTATAATCCGAATGGTGATTCCATTTTAGAGGGCAATGTTGTCATTGAGCAACAGGGTCGTCAAGTTAAAGCCAATAAAGTGACCATCGATAAAACACAAACCTATGCCAATGCAGAAGGTCAAGTACAGATGGCACAGAATGGTCTTTTAGCACAAAGTGATCACATCAATTACAATCTAAAAACACAATTTGGTGATTTAGAAAATAGTCTTTATATTTCTGAAGATCAAAATGCCCATGGTCGGGCAGATAAAATTATCCGTTCATCTGCCAATGTTGTAGTATTAAACAATGCAACTTATTCGACCTGTCCGCCAAGTCAAGCACCGACATGGCAATTAAAATCCAAAGAAATTGTTCTCGATCAAGACAGTGGTCGTGGCGAAACTCGAAATACCAAGCTGTATATCAAAAATGTACCCGTTCTGGCTGTACCTTATTTTAATTTCCCAATTGATGATCGTAGAAAAACAGGGTTATTAACACCAAATTTTGGTTATAGCAATACCAATGGCTTTGAAATCGGTGCACCTATTTATCTTAATTTAGCACCCAATTATGATGCAACCGTCACGCCACGATTTCTTTATAGCCGTGGTGCAATGTTACAAGGTGAATTTAGATTTTTAACTGAAAATTTTGGTGGTGGCCGAATTGGTGGTGGCTTTTTACCTTCGGACAAACAATATGATGATAAAGATCGTAAACAGTTAGATTTTGATTATTTTTGGCAAATCAATCCAGCATTTTCAACCTATGCTGAATATAACTATGCATCGGATAAAGACTATTTCTCAGACTTAAATAATAATCCTAACTCGCGAACAGATCTTAACTTACGTCGCGTATGGGGCTTAAACTACTCAAGTCAGCAAATTCCCGGATTACGTGCTAATTTAAAAGTAGAAGACTTCCAAACACTTGATCCAAGCGTTCCAGATCAAGACCGACCTTATGCACGCTTACCACAGTTATTGGTGAACTATAGTACGGGGAATCCTGAAGGATTCCAATTCGAATTTAACAATGACTCTGCTTACTTTAAAAAAGATATTAACGACTTTACCAGCAATGCAGAACCGAGTGGTACACGGATTTACAACGATTTTGCACTTCGATATAACTATAGTAATCCATGGGCATATATTCGCCCAAGCGTTGCCGTACGAAATATAAATACATTTTATGATTTAGAAACAAAGTCACGTATCGATGCCAATACTACAGATACCTCACGTAATTCACAAAATATCTCATTGGTCGTACCCGAATTTACCTTAGATACAGCCTTAAACTTTGAAAAAGAAGGAAAATATCTTCAAGTACTCACACCACGATTATTTTATGCGTATGCCCCATATCGTAATCAAAATGGTAACCCAGTATTTGACTCCGTTGCAGCCACTATAAACTATGATCAACTCTTTAATCCTCGACGTTTTTATGGTCATGATCGTCTTGAAGATAATAATTTTGCATCATTAGGCCTAAGCTATAGTTTATTTGATCCTGTTGGCTTAGAACGATTAAGAGCAAGTATTGGTCAAAGCTTTTTCTTTGAGGACCGTCGCGTAACACTCAATGAAGACTATGATAAATTTGATACTGAGAAACGCACCGGACCTGTGATGAGTCTCTCTAGTCAAATTAATAAAAACGTGACACTCAATGCCAATAGTGCTTGGTTGTCGAGTGGCGAAAATGCCAGTCGTAGCCTGTCTGGTTTATACACAGCAAATAATGGTGCACTGTATAGCATTGGCTACTATTATGAAAAAGATATCCCAAATAGACAACGCAAATATGATCAGGTTACAGCATCGTTTGTACAACCGATTAAAGATCAATGGCGTATTATTGGACATGCGCAATATGATATTGAAAATCGTATAGGCCGTGATTATCTACTCGGTATCAATTATCAATCATGTTGCTGGGGTATATCTGTCTATGGTCGCTCTTATTATAACGATCTAGATAATGTCAATGAGCCAGGTGTTAAAGCAAACAAAGCCATTATGGCTGAAGTTACATTTAAAGGATTAGGTAGCTTCAATAATAAGCTTGCATCGTTATTAGAAAGTCGTATTTTAGGACTTAATACAGTCAATCAATCTTGGACAAAGCGTTAA